In Gemmatimonadaceae bacterium, the following are encoded in one genomic region:
- a CDS encoding protein kinase, whose amino-acid sequence MTDPLDALRQALDGRYVIDRVLGRGGMATVYLARDLQHDRPVALKVLNPELSASLGAERFQREIRLAARLQHPHILGVYDSGATGDVCWFTMPYVEGESLRDRLQRETQLPVADAVRITREIALALDYAHRHQVIHRDIKPDNILLIDGQAMLADFGIARALNTSEAGITTAGMAVGTPAYMSPEQATGDGTLDARTDCYSLACVLYEMLAGEPPFTGPSPVAIMARAVTENPRPIMQSRPTVPPGVARAIELGMAKIQADRPATLGEFAQMLDQGERTTGAMHVPSTVAPVAASTTASTGAMSATATAVDASAPRARSRAPWLVGALVGLMALLGGVWWAKRGSVPADTGEQRIAVLPFENAGRADDEYFADGMTDEVRTQLSAIRGIRVTARASSSQYKKSGKKPHEIGAELGVQYILTGTVRWMKDGDRSRVRVIPELIEVEHEDTKWSQPYDTVMTDVFAVQNSIATRVAEQLDVALGAAGRAKAGEAMSGNVDAYDAFLKGEQVSNGMATNDSPTLVKALEDYDRAVALDPAFVRAWAAVARANASIASTGPTKAIVDRARFAAAQVEKLAPGRREALLASAAIKLNIDLDYQGAQQDYLALVARNPNDAEAVSVLVGVDRTLGKWEDAIAHARKATELDPRSINAWRRLASAYHDTRRYAEELKAWNTALALAPQNLGIIQGKAFAYLSLGQLDSVQALVNERLKIVDTNALCVRFALYQETMWALPPALWPRIIRFSVADFGGDKGHWGLKIGHTWRLLGDTAKGRAYGDSALVFFDAQLRDFPERAQLHELRGRALALAGRKADAIAEAEKSLALRETTNDVSLTPYVHFQVARILIQSGEYNRALDLLEPLLTSPASDVTPAYLRIDPTFKPLYGNPRFDRLAKR is encoded by the coding sequence ATGACCGATCCGCTGGACGCGCTCCGCCAAGCCCTCGACGGGCGTTACGTCATCGACCGCGTGCTCGGTCGCGGGGGCATGGCCACGGTGTATCTCGCGCGTGATCTGCAGCATGATCGACCGGTCGCGCTCAAGGTGTTGAACCCCGAGCTTTCCGCGTCGCTCGGCGCGGAACGCTTTCAACGCGAGATCCGGCTCGCGGCGCGGTTGCAGCATCCGCACATTCTCGGGGTGTACGACAGCGGTGCCACCGGTGACGTGTGCTGGTTCACGATGCCGTACGTCGAAGGCGAGTCGTTGCGTGATCGGCTGCAGCGGGAAACCCAGCTGCCGGTGGCCGACGCGGTGCGTATCACCCGCGAGATCGCGCTGGCGCTCGACTATGCACATCGGCATCAGGTCATTCATCGGGACATCAAACCCGACAACATCCTGCTGATCGATGGGCAAGCGATGCTGGCGGACTTTGGCATCGCGCGGGCGCTGAATACGAGCGAGGCAGGGATCACCACCGCCGGTATGGCCGTCGGCACACCGGCGTACATGAGCCCCGAGCAGGCTACGGGTGACGGTACACTCGACGCACGCACCGATTGCTATTCGCTGGCGTGTGTGCTGTACGAAATGCTCGCTGGCGAGCCGCCGTTCACGGGACCCAGCCCGGTGGCGATCATGGCGCGGGCGGTGACTGAGAACCCGCGCCCGATCATGCAGTCGCGCCCGACGGTGCCGCCCGGGGTTGCCCGCGCGATCGAGCTGGGTATGGCCAAGATTCAGGCGGATCGACCGGCCACGCTCGGCGAGTTCGCGCAGATGCTCGATCAGGGGGAGCGCACGACGGGCGCGATGCATGTACCGTCGACCGTGGCGCCGGTGGCCGCATCGACCACGGCGTCAACGGGTGCGATGTCAGCGACCGCGACAGCGGTCGACGCGTCCGCGCCACGCGCCAGAAGCCGGGCGCCGTGGCTGGTTGGCGCATTGGTCGGTCTGATGGCGCTTCTTGGCGGGGTGTGGTGGGCGAAGCGGGGAAGCGTACCCGCCGATACGGGGGAGCAGCGTATCGCCGTGCTGCCGTTCGAAAACGCTGGTCGCGCCGACGACGAGTACTTCGCGGACGGCATGACCGACGAAGTGCGCACGCAGCTGTCCGCTATTCGCGGCATTCGCGTCACGGCACGGGCGAGCAGCTCCCAGTACAAGAAGTCCGGCAAGAAGCCACACGAGATCGGCGCTGAGCTCGGGGTGCAGTACATCCTCACCGGCACCGTGCGCTGGATGAAGGACGGCGACCGCAGCCGCGTGCGCGTGATCCCCGAACTCATCGAAGTCGAGCACGAAGACACGAAGTGGAGCCAGCCGTACGACACCGTCATGACGGATGTCTTCGCGGTGCAGAACTCCATCGCCACTCGGGTGGCCGAGCAGCTCGACGTCGCGTTGGGCGCAGCCGGTCGTGCCAAGGCGGGCGAGGCGATGTCGGGTAACGTCGATGCGTACGATGCGTTCCTGAAGGGCGAGCAGGTCAGCAACGGCATGGCGACGAATGACAGCCCGACGCTGGTCAAGGCGCTCGAAGACTACGATCGGGCGGTGGCGCTCGATCCGGCGTTCGTGCGCGCGTGGGCGGCCGTGGCGCGCGCGAATGCCTCGATTGCGTCGACCGGACCGACCAAGGCGATCGTGGACCGTGCCCGCTTTGCGGCAGCGCAAGTGGAGAAGCTCGCACCGGGACGCCGCGAGGCGCTGCTGGCTTCGGCGGCCATCAAGCTCAACATCGATCTCGATTACCAGGGCGCCCAGCAGGACTATCTCGCGCTCGTGGCGCGAAATCCCAACGACGCCGAAGCGGTGTCGGTGCTCGTCGGTGTCGATCGCACGCTGGGCAAGTGGGAGGATGCCATCGCCCATGCCCGAAAGGCCACCGAATTGGACCCGCGATCGATCAACGCGTGGCGACGGCTGGCGAGTGCCTATCACGATACGCGGCGCTACGCGGAGGAGCTCAAGGCGTGGAACACGGCCCTGGCGCTGGCGCCGCAGAATCTCGGCATCATTCAGGGGAAGGCGTTCGCCTACCTGAGTCTCGGGCAGCTCGATTCGGTGCAGGCGCTGGTGAACGAGCGACTCAAGATCGTTGATACGAATGCCCTGTGCGTGCGTTTTGCGCTGTATCAGGAGACCATGTGGGCGCTGCCGCCGGCGCTGTGGCCGCGCATCATCAGGTTCAGCGTCGCCGACTTTGGCGGAGACAAAGGCCACTGGGGGCTCAAGATCGGCCATACGTGGCGGCTGCTGGGCGATACGGCCAAGGGTCGGGCTTATGGCGATTCGGCACTGGTGTTCTTTGACGCGCAGCTGCGTGATTTCCCGGAACGTGCGCAACTGCATGAACTGCGCGGGCGCGCGCTGGCGTTGGCCGGGCGCAAGGCCGACGCGATTGCCGAAGCCGAGAAGTCGCTGGCTTTGCGCGAGACCACGAACGACGTCTCGCTCACGCCGTACGTGCACTTTCAGGTGGCGCGTATCCTGATCCAGAGTGGCGAGTACAATCGCGCGCTCGATCTGCTGGAGCCGCTGCTCACGTCACCGGCTTCAGACGTGACTCCGGCCTATTTGCGGATCGATCCGACGTTCAAGCCGCTGTACGGCAATC
- a CDS encoding DUF4397 domain-containing protein — MRRPLRWFAVAGVAIISLAACGSDSPLRIQPGPSQLRVINAFPSPVDLVVDGSPVALGIAAGTVAQVAVSDGAHAVALRSGTTTTAAQSVTAAFAALPTIAGIRSASGALTTTALDDTNSVVPAGATKLRVLHLAANAGELQVYRTQPDFATPVRWQFPFTYQTSITSLSAPFYQSTVGNWEVRVWQTPTDATGWGTSVVRVTVTLGSGGKRTVVILDAPGGGVRLEVL; from the coding sequence ATGCGTCGTCCTCTTCGATGGTTCGCGGTCGCCGGTGTGGCGATCATCTCGCTCGCTGCCTGTGGCAGTGACAGCCCGCTCCGCATTCAGCCGGGGCCGTCGCAGCTACGCGTGATCAACGCGTTTCCGTCCCCGGTCGATCTGGTGGTCGATGGGAGTCCGGTGGCGCTGGGCATTGCCGCCGGGACCGTGGCCCAGGTGGCGGTGAGCGACGGCGCCCATGCCGTCGCGCTGCGGAGTGGGACCACCACCACGGCCGCGCAGTCGGTGACGGCGGCGTTTGCGGCGCTCCCGACGATCGCCGGCATTCGCTCGGCATCGGGCGCGCTGACGACGACGGCGCTCGACGACACCAACAGTGTGGTGCCAGCGGGGGCGACGAAGCTGCGCGTGTTGCATCTCGCGGCCAACGCCGGTGAACTGCAGGTCTATCGCACCCAGCCCGATTTCGCGACGCCGGTGCGCTGGCAGTTTCCCTTCACCTATCAGACGAGCATCACGAGCCTCAGCGCCCCGTTCTACCAAAGCACGGTGGGCAACTGGGAGGTGCGCGTCTGGCAGACGCCCACCGACGCCACGGGATGGGGGACGAGTGTGGTGCGGGTGACGGTGACGCTGGGGAGTGGGGGGAAGCGGACGGTCGTCATCCTGGATGCGCCGGGGGGCGGGGTGCGGCTCGAGGTGTTGTGA
- a CDS encoding phage holin family protein, with protein sequence MRLLLKLLINAVALWCAAQYIDGIRYTGTLPGLLVVALIFGTVNVLIKPVLKLFAFPITVLTLGLFALVINAGMLLLTAKLAAGYGFGVRGFVPALLGSILVSVVGAILGLLIPDKDDD encoded by the coding sequence ATGCGCCTCCTCCTCAAGCTGCTCATCAATGCGGTCGCGCTCTGGTGCGCCGCGCAGTACATCGACGGCATCCGCTACACGGGCACGCTGCCAGGGCTTCTGGTGGTGGCGCTCATTTTTGGCACGGTGAATGTGCTGATCAAGCCGGTGCTGAAGCTCTTCGCGTTCCCGATCACGGTGCTCACGCTGGGGCTCTTTGCCCTCGTGATCAATGCGGGGATGCTGCTGCTTACGGCCAAGCTCGCCGCCGGGTACGGCTTTGGTGTGCGCGGCTTCGTGCCGGCACTGCTGGGCTCGATTCTGGTGAGTGTCGTGGGCGCTATTCTGGGTTTGCTGATTCCGGATAAGGACGACGACTGA
- a CDS encoding DUF2147 domain-containing protein, with product MSLRISGALRAAAVLVAFLPLRLSAQAVSSSPAGLWHTIDDATGKPRAEIRISVAGDQLTGTVVRSLVPGEEGDKLCDKCPGARHNQPLIGMAILTGLRRDRENPLLWTGGEVLDPDVGKVYKAKVEVARDGKSLKMRGFLGVAMLGRTQVWKRAGE from the coding sequence ATGTCCCTCCGAATTTCCGGCGCCCTGCGCGCTGCCGCCGTGCTGGTGGCGTTTCTGCCTCTGCGCCTCTCGGCGCAGGCGGTGTCGTCGTCGCCCGCCGGGCTCTGGCACACCATCGATGACGCCACGGGGAAGCCGCGCGCGGAGATTCGCATCTCGGTCGCCGGCGATCAGCTCACGGGCACGGTGGTCCGGTCGCTCGTCCCGGGCGAAGAAGGGGACAAGCTGTGCGACAAATGCCCCGGCGCACGCCACAATCAGCCGCTGATCGGCATGGCCATTCTGACGGGTCTGCGGCGCGATCGCGAGAACCCGCTGCTCTGGACCGGCGGCGAGGTGCTCGACCCCGATGTGGGCAAGGTCTACAAGGCCAAGGTCGAGGTGGCCAGAGACGGCAAGTCACTCAAGATGCGCGGCTTTTTGGGGGTCGCGATGCTGGGACGCACGCAGGTCTGGAAACGCGCCGGCGAGTGA
- a CDS encoding DUF3472 domain-containing protein — MTRFWMLLLAAAARLAPTSAAAQPAAPVADSALVVPAYTAYLHPDADGAPISPRRPVAPFTQPGRALQWYALLRHPGDLQLQVATHGASGRWQITVGRDTRTGRISATRGDTTVIDFGTVTIRDTGYVAIVLTAAAPTPASIDALLLRGPAAADAHANREPRRNAASVHLRYPTDSTWPITGFYSEVTAVDDPVTTYYMATGFARGYFGMQVNSPTERRIIFSVWDAAEGQTAMNRSTVAEENRTSLLGKGEGVVAEAFGNEGTGGHSHLVYPWKTGSVQRFFVTAKPVGTATEYRGYWYHPERQQWMLIAGFRAPKDGGYLRRLYAFSENFGGSTGDLRRKARYGNQWVQLADGSWRALTQATFTHDPTGKEARLDRWAGVENGQFFLSHGGFVAGFAPAGTMLTRPAGGAPPTIEVPPGV, encoded by the coding sequence ATGACGCGATTTTGGATGCTCCTGCTGGCCGCGGCGGCCCGGCTCGCCCCGACATCGGCCGCCGCGCAACCGGCCGCGCCCGTCGCTGACTCGGCGCTGGTGGTCCCGGCCTACACCGCCTATCTCCACCCGGACGCCGACGGCGCGCCCATCTCGCCACGGCGGCCGGTCGCCCCCTTTACCCAGCCCGGCCGCGCGCTCCAATGGTACGCGCTCCTGCGGCACCCCGGCGACCTGCAGCTGCAGGTCGCGACTCACGGCGCCTCCGGCCGCTGGCAAATCACCGTGGGGCGCGATACGCGCACCGGTCGCATCAGCGCCACGCGTGGCGACACGACGGTCATCGACTTTGGCACCGTGACCATCCGCGACACCGGCTACGTGGCAATCGTGCTCACCGCCGCCGCCCCCACGCCCGCGAGCATCGACGCGCTCCTCCTGCGCGGCCCAGCCGCCGCCGACGCGCACGCCAACCGCGAGCCGCGTCGCAACGCCGCCAGCGTGCACCTGCGCTATCCCACCGACAGCACGTGGCCCATCACCGGCTTCTACAGCGAAGTCACCGCCGTCGACGATCCGGTGACGACCTACTACATGGCCACCGGCTTCGCGCGCGGCTACTTCGGCATGCAAGTGAACTCGCCCACCGAACGCCGCATCATCTTCTCGGTGTGGGACGCCGCCGAAGGGCAGACGGCAATGAATCGCAGCACCGTCGCCGAAGAGAACCGCACGTCGCTACTCGGCAAGGGCGAGGGCGTGGTGGCCGAAGCGTTCGGCAACGAAGGCACCGGCGGCCACTCGCATCTCGTCTACCCGTGGAAAACGGGGAGTGTGCAGCGCTTCTTCGTCACCGCGAAGCCGGTGGGCACCGCCACGGAGTATCGTGGCTATTGGTATCACCCCGAACGGCAGCAGTGGATGCTGATTGCCGGCTTCCGCGCGCCCAAGGACGGCGGGTATCTGCGGCGATTGTACGCGTTCAGCGAAAACTTCGGCGGCTCGACGGGCGATCTGCGGCGGAAGGCGCGCTATGGCAATCAGTGGGTGCAGCTGGCCGATGGCTCATGGCGCGCGCTCACGCAGGCGACGTTTACACATGATCCGACGGGGAAGGAGGCGCGGCTCGACCGCTGGGCAGGAGTGGAGAATGGGCAGTTCTTCTTGAGCCACGGGGGGTTTGTGGCGGGGTTCGCACCGGCGGGGACGATGCTGACGCGGCCAGCGGGTGGAGCGCCGCCGACAATTGAGGTGCCGCCGGGAGTCTGA
- a CDS encoding exo-alpha-sialidase, with protein sequence MRRARLAGSLLVSALAVACARVVPRAPAARITPILGDWPSDGAPPPSVHASTMAEVNSTLTAAWFAGAYESAKDVGIWFTRYERGRWTPPVEIATGGQAGGERFPTWNPVLDAPGGHRLVLYYKVGPNPREWWGMVRESADGGRTWGAPRRLPDGLLGPIKNKLVRLRDGTLVSPSSTEAPDAANAWRVHFERSTDGGRTWTQVLPAPSAREVDAIQPTVLVHRDGALQALVRTRGPGVLYETWSRDAGRTWSALAPTALPNPNSGIDAVTLRDGRQLLVSNPVRDGRTPLVVSLSRDGVTWTPIDTLESAPGEYSYPAVIQTRDGLVHVSYTWQRRRVKHVVLRVH encoded by the coding sequence GTGAGGCGCGCGCGGCTCGCCGGCTCGCTCCTCGTGAGTGCGCTGGCCGTCGCCTGCGCGCGGGTGGTCCCGCGTGCCCCTGCCGCACGCATCACGCCGATCCTGGGCGACTGGCCGAGCGACGGGGCTCCGCCGCCATCGGTGCATGCATCCACGATGGCCGAGGTGAACAGCACGCTGACGGCGGCGTGGTTCGCCGGCGCCTACGAGAGCGCGAAGGACGTCGGGATCTGGTTCACGCGGTATGAGCGCGGGCGTTGGACGCCGCCGGTGGAGATCGCGACCGGTGGGCAGGCGGGCGGCGAGCGCTTTCCGACGTGGAACCCGGTGCTCGATGCGCCCGGTGGCCACCGGCTCGTCCTCTACTACAAGGTCGGCCCCAACCCGCGCGAGTGGTGGGGGATGGTGCGCGAGAGTGCCGATGGCGGCCGCACGTGGGGGGCGCCGCGTCGTTTGCCCGATGGCCTGCTGGGACCAATCAAGAACAAGCTCGTGCGGCTGCGTGATGGCACGCTGGTGAGTCCGTCGAGTACGGAGGCGCCCGACGCCGCGAATGCGTGGCGCGTGCACTTCGAGCGCTCCACCGATGGTGGGCGCACCTGGACGCAGGTGCTGCCGGCACCGTCCGCGCGCGAGGTTGATGCCATTCAGCCGACGGTGCTGGTCCATCGCGATGGCGCGTTGCAGGCGCTGGTGCGCACGCGCGGCCCGGGCGTGTTGTACGAGACCTGGAGCCGCGATGCCGGGCGCACGTGGAGCGCGCTCGCACCCACGGCGCTCCCCAATCCGAACTCCGGGATCGATGCCGTGACGCTACGCGATGGGCGACAGCTGCTGGTCTCGAACCCCGTTCGCGACGGGCGGACGCCGCTGGTGGTGAGTCTGTCGCGCGATGGGGTGACGTGGACGCCGATCGACACCCTCGAATCGGCGCCGGGGGAGTACTCGTATCCGGCGGTGATCCAGACGCGGGATGGGCTGGTGCACGTGAGCTATACGTGGCAGCGGAGACGGGTAAAGCATGTCGTACTACGTGTTCACTGA
- a CDS encoding TlpA family protein disulfide reductase: MRIRHGLLCVVILAACTGGERSSARDGAPPPAKALKPPAIGAAAPALTLTDLDARPVSLAALRDTVVVLNVWATWCQPCRMETPELVALSRQFANAPVRFIGVSVDSYGAEPEIREFLKEFSVPYAIWLDPQKDVQAQFLTIGVPETFVIDQQGVIRARQIGGFRTGDSTLVTAIRASLAP, encoded by the coding sequence ATGCGTATTCGACACGGCCTGCTCTGCGTCGTGATCCTGGCCGCCTGCACAGGCGGCGAGCGATCGTCGGCACGTGATGGCGCACCGCCGCCGGCCAAGGCGCTCAAGCCCCCGGCCATCGGCGCGGCGGCGCCGGCGCTCACGCTCACGGATCTCGATGCCCGGCCGGTTTCGCTCGCGGCGCTGCGGGACACGGTGGTGGTGCTGAACGTGTGGGCGACGTGGTGCCAGCCGTGTCGCATGGAAACGCCGGAGCTGGTCGCGCTCAGCCGGCAGTTTGCCAATGCGCCGGTGCGATTCATCGGGGTGAGCGTCGACAGCTACGGTGCGGAACCGGAGATTCGCGAGTTCCTCAAGGAGTTCAGCGTCCCGTATGCGATCTGGCTCGATCCGCAGAAGGATGTGCAAGCGCAGTTCCTCACCATCGGTGTCCCCGAAACGTTCGTCATCGACCAGCAGGGCGTGATCCGCGCGCGGCAGATCGGCGGCTTTCGGACCGGCGACTCCACTCTCGTGACCGCCATCCGCGCGTCGCTCGCGCCCTGA